One part of the Arabidopsis thaliana chromosome 1 sequence genome encodes these proteins:
- a CDS encoding MATE efflux family protein — MMSEDGYNTDFPRNPLYIFFSDFRSVLKFDELGLEIARIALPAALALTADPIASLVDTAFIGQIGPVELAAVGVSIALFNQVSRIAIFPLVSITTSFVAEEDACSSQQDTVRDHKECIEIGINNPTEETIELIPEKHKDSLSDEFKTSSSIFSISKPPAKKRNIPSASSALIIGGVLGLFQAVFLISAAKPLLSFMGVKHDSPMMRPSQRYLSLRSLGAPAVLLSLAAQGVFRGFKDTTTPLFATVIGDVTNIILDPIFIFVFRLGVTGAATAHVISQYLMCGILLWKLMGQVDIFNMSTKHLQFCRFMKNGFLLLMRVIAVTFCVTLSASLAAREGSTSMAAFQVCLQVWLATSLLADGYAVAGQAILASAFAKKDYKRAAATASRVLQGHNQLMP; from the exons ATGATGTCTGAAGATGGCTACAACACAGATTTTCCAAGAAACCCTCtatacattttctttagtGATTTCag ATCAGTTCTGAAATTTGATGAGCTCGGTTTAGAGATAGCGCGAATTGCTTTACCCGCAGCACTTGCTTTAACAGCTGATCCTATTGCATCTCTAGTTGACACAGCCTTCATAGGCCAAATTG GTCCTGTAGAGCTTGCTGCAGTTGGAGTTTCTATTGCTTTATTCAACCAAGTTTCAAGAATTGCTATTTTCCCACTTGTTAGCATCACAACTTCCTTTGTAGCAGAAGAAGATGCTTGTAGTTCTCAGCAAGACACAGTCCGAGATCATAAAGAATGTATTGAAATTGGTATCAACAATCCAACTGAGGAAACTATAGAATTGATTCCTGAAAAACATAAAG aTTCTTTATCAGATGAATTTAAAACCAGTAGCAGTATCTTTAGTATTAGTAAACCTCCAgccaagaaaagaaacataccATCAGCTTCATCTGCTTTAATCATTGGAGGCGTTCTCGGCCTTTTTCAAGCCGTGTTTCTTATATCCGCAGCCAAACCTCTCTTGAGTTTCATGGGAGTAAAACAC gATTCTCCAATGATGAGACCTTCTCAGAGATATCTATCTTTAAGATCACTTGGTGCACCAGCTGTTCTACTCTCACTTGCGGCACAAGGCGTTTTCCGCGGATTTAAAGACACGACAACTCCGTTATTCGCTACTg tgattGGAGATGTAACAAACATAATACTCGACCcgattttcatatttgttttccgCCTAGGCGTAACAGGAGCAGCCACTGCTCATGTTATATCCCA ATACCTTATGTGTGGAATACTCTTGTGGAAACTGATGGGTCAAGTTGATATCTTCAACATGAGTACCAAACATCTTCAGTTCTGTAGATTCATGAAAAATG GCTTTCTTTTGCTGATGAGAGTAATTGCAGTAACATTCTGTGTAACTCTCTCCGCGTCACTAGCTGCACGAGAAGGATCAACTTCCATGGCAGCTTTCCAAGTTTGCTTGCAGGTTTGGTTAGCTACTTCACTTCTTGCAGACGGGTACGCCGTAGCTGGCCAG GCAATACTAGCGAGCGCGTTTGCCAAAAAAGACTACAAAAGAGCAGCAGCTACCGCCTCTCGTGTACTGCAG